In one window of Candidatus Kinetoplastibacterium blastocrithidii (ex Strigomonas culicis) DNA:
- a CDS encoding rod shape-determining protein: MFGFLRSYFSSDMAIDLGTANTLIYVRGKGIVLDEPSVVAIRHDGGSHGKKIIQAVGHEAKQMLGRVPGNMEAIRPMKDGVIADFTVTEQMLKQFIRMVHPRNMLAPSPRIIVCVPCGSTQVERRAIRESALGAGASHVYLIEEPMAAAIGAGLSVSDASGSMVVDIGGGTTEVAVISLGGMVYKGSVRVGGDKFDESIVNYIRRNYGMLIGEPTAELIKKHIGSAFPGSDVKEIEVKGRNLAEGVPRSFTVSSNEILESLTDPLNQIVSAVKIALEQTPPELGADITDKGISLTGGGALLRDLDRLLQEETGLPVVVAQDPLTCVVRGCGEALEHLEKLGSIFIND; encoded by the coding sequence ATGTTTGGATTTCTACGTAGTTATTTCTCTAGTGATATGGCAATTGATCTTGGTACCGCTAATACTCTTATTTATGTTAGAGGCAAAGGTATTGTGCTTGATGAGCCATCAGTTGTTGCGATTCGCCATGATGGTGGATCGCATGGAAAAAAAATTATTCAGGCTGTGGGGCATGAAGCTAAACAGATGTTAGGAAGGGTTCCTGGCAATATGGAAGCCATAAGGCCAATGAAGGATGGAGTAATAGCAGATTTTACTGTTACAGAACAGATGTTGAAGCAATTTATTCGTATGGTACATCCACGTAACATGTTAGCGCCCAGTCCTAGGATTATAGTTTGTGTGCCATGTGGATCCACACAGGTCGAGAGGCGAGCTATCCGTGAGTCAGCACTTGGAGCAGGGGCATCACATGTTTACCTTATAGAAGAGCCAATGGCAGCTGCTATTGGCGCAGGATTATCTGTTTCTGACGCTAGTGGATCCATGGTTGTTGATATAGGTGGGGGAACGACAGAGGTAGCTGTAATTTCTTTAGGAGGTATGGTATATAAGGGTTCTGTTAGGGTTGGTGGTGACAAGTTTGATGAATCTATTGTTAATTATATCAGACGTAATTATGGCATGTTAATTGGCGAGCCAACAGCAGAGTTGATAAAGAAACATATAGGATCTGCTTTTCCTGGTTCTGATGTAAAGGAAATTGAAGTAAAAGGTAGAAATTTAGCGGAAGGGGTTCCTCGTAGTTTTACTGTCTCTTCTAATGAAATACTTGAATCATTGACGGATCCATTAAACCAAATAGTGTCAGCTGTTAAAATAGCGCTAGAGCAAACACCGCCAGAGTTGGGTGCTGATATAACTGATAAAGGTATTTCTCTTACAGGAGGAGGTGCTTTATTGAGGGATTTGGATAGGCTCCTTCAAGAAGAGACTGGATTGCCAGTGGTTGTCGCTCAGGATCCATTAACATGTGTTGTCCGTGGTTGCGGAGAGGCTTTAGAGCATCTTGAAAAGTTAGGCTCAATTTTTATAAATGACTAG
- a CDS encoding BON domain-containing protein yields MKNFILILIITTILPGCTPVLIGGTAITTMSIMLDRRTAGAQLEDQIIEMKIKKGIYNYLMNENARILVTSYNRRVLITGETEDVRHISNISRIANSVDNIKLIINQIKVEPASSFRTISYEKWIYSKIKAALINNKNVQSGSISITVDKGTVFLMGLVTRNEGNEAAMTAARIHGIKQVVKLFEHIDKKATNIGSKTLNIR; encoded by the coding sequence ATGAAAAATTTTATATTAATATTGATTATTACTACAATATTACCTGGTTGTACCCCTGTTTTAATAGGAGGAACTGCTATAACTACCATGTCAATAATGTTGGACAGAAGGACAGCAGGAGCACAACTTGAGGATCAAATTATTGAGATGAAAATTAAAAAAGGCATTTACAACTACTTAATGAATGAAAATGCCAGAATATTAGTTACGTCATATAACAGAAGAGTTCTCATAACAGGAGAAACTGAAGATGTTAGACACATATCTAATATAAGTAGAATAGCAAATTCTGTGGATAATATAAAATTGATAATAAATCAAATAAAAGTAGAACCTGCTTCAAGTTTTAGAACTATTTCTTATGAAAAATGGATTTATTCAAAAATAAAAGCAGCATTAATAAATAATAAAAATGTACAATCTGGAAGTATATCCATAACAGTTGACAAAGGGACAGTTTTTCTAATGGGGCTAGTTACCAGAAATGAAGGAAATGAAGCTGCAATGACAGCAGCAAGAATCCATGGCATTAAACAAGTAGTAAAACTATTTGAGCATATAGACAAAAAAGCAACTAACATTGGATCCAAAACTCTAAATATTAGATAA
- the rsmI gene encoding 16S rRNA (cytidine(1402)-2'-O)-methyltransferase, producing the protein MDKIDFLKKIDLKSAIRQISMQDWPLSTLYVVATPIGNLADISFRAIYSLSMVDLIAAEDTRVSYHLLGFYGIENKLISAHRHNELEASDKICEFLRSGKRVALISDAGTPGISDPGSKIILKVRSSGYRVIPIPGASSVTTALMASGVTTDENPAYVFAGFVPSKQSQRFLWFKEWSDKTFPVIMLESSHRIMSSLEDLRKTCGNDRFLTIAKELTKKFEKIDTISLGEVSMLKSCNSHYFKGEFVLILHGKESKVLETFKSVNIDSFINVLLDSMPLSESVRVVSKTTGMSRKFLYNRAIMIKNKDILL; encoded by the coding sequence ATGGATAAAATAGATTTTTTAAAAAAAATAGATCTTAAATCTGCTATAAGACAGATTTCTATGCAAGATTGGCCCTTATCCACCCTTTATGTAGTTGCTACTCCTATTGGAAATCTAGCAGATATAAGTTTTAGGGCTATTTATTCATTATCTATGGTGGATTTAATAGCGGCAGAAGATACTAGAGTCAGTTATCATTTATTAGGATTTTATGGTATAGAAAATAAATTAATTTCAGCACATAGACACAATGAATTAGAAGCCTCTGATAAGATATGTGAATTTTTAAGATCAGGGAAAAGAGTTGCTTTAATATCGGATGCTGGTACTCCTGGTATCAGTGATCCAGGATCTAAAATTATATTGAAAGTTAGATCTTCTGGTTATAGAGTAATACCGATTCCTGGTGCTAGTTCTGTTACCACAGCACTTATGGCTAGTGGGGTTACTACAGATGAGAACCCTGCATATGTTTTTGCTGGATTTGTGCCATCTAAACAAAGTCAAAGATTTCTTTGGTTTAAAGAATGGAGTGACAAAACATTTCCAGTCATAATGCTTGAGTCTTCTCATAGAATAATGAGCAGTTTAGAAGATTTGAGAAAAACATGCGGTAACGACAGATTCCTAACAATAGCAAAGGAACTTACAAAAAAATTCGAAAAAATAGATACAATTTCTCTGGGAGAAGTATCTATGTTGAAATCATGTAATTCACATTATTTTAAGGGTGAATTTGTTCTAATTCTTCACGGTAAAGAGAGTAAAGTATTAGAAACATTTAAATCAGTAAATATTGACTCTTTTATAAATGTTTTGCTTGACAGCATGCCTTTATCTGAGTCTGTTAGAGTTGTTTCTAAAACCACTGGAATGTCAAGAAAATTTTTATATAACAGGGCTATTATGATTAAGAATAAGGATATATTATTATGA
- a CDS encoding Ldh family oxidoreductase has product MKLNINQAINFGKNILIAQGVPVDIALDVSQHLVCSDQVGYTSHGLSILPTYHKVLSKGFLNPNGRPELINDQGTVLGFDGCRGFGQHIGKVVVQEAIENTRKHGQCTVTVRNAHHLGRMGFYGEMVSEAGMIFLAFTNVINREPTVAPYGGKEARMTTNPLCFSLPLSDQYPPLIVDMATSSMAINKARVLATKGMKTEYGSLIDASGNPTNDPNALFTDPPGALLPFGAHKGYALGLVAELLAGILTGGGTIQPKNPRRGAAMNNMFAIVIDPTKVDSNSKWIKDETNAYIEYLHSCPPQPGIDKVQYPGEFEAANRSRNKDFVEFEDSIWENINQLADKLGINTPN; this is encoded by the coding sequence ATGAAACTTAATATCAACCAAGCTATTAATTTTGGTAAAAATATATTGATAGCACAAGGGGTTCCTGTTGATATAGCACTAGATGTTTCACAACATCTAGTTTGCTCTGATCAAGTTGGGTATACCAGTCATGGCTTATCAATATTACCAACATACCATAAAGTACTGTCTAAAGGATTTCTAAACCCCAATGGCAGACCAGAATTAATAAATGATCAAGGCACAGTTTTAGGATTTGACGGCTGTAGGGGGTTCGGACAACATATTGGTAAAGTAGTTGTACAGGAAGCTATAGAAAATACTAGAAAACATGGTCAATGTACAGTTACAGTAAGAAACGCACATCACCTGGGACGTATGGGGTTCTATGGAGAAATGGTTTCAGAGGCTGGAATGATTTTTCTTGCTTTTACAAATGTGATAAATAGAGAACCAACTGTAGCTCCCTATGGCGGCAAAGAAGCTAGAATGACAACAAATCCTTTATGTTTTTCTTTGCCATTATCAGATCAATATCCTCCATTGATAGTAGATATGGCAACGAGCTCTATGGCTATAAATAAAGCTCGTGTTCTAGCTACTAAGGGAATGAAAACCGAATATGGATCATTAATAGATGCATCTGGGAATCCAACAAATGATCCTAATGCTCTTTTCACTGATCCTCCTGGGGCTTTATTGCCTTTTGGTGCTCATAAAGGCTATGCGCTGGGGCTGGTAGCTGAATTATTAGCTGGTATACTTACTGGTGGCGGAACTATACAACCTAAAAATCCTAGGCGTGGGGCTGCCATGAATAATATGTTTGCAATAGTAATAGATCCAACCAAAGTAGATTCAAACAGCAAATGGATTAAAGATGAAACTAATGCATACATAGAATATCTACATTCATGTCCACCTCAACCAGGAATTGATAAAGTCCAATATCCAGGAGAATTTGAAGCTGCAAATAGATCAAGAAATAAAGATTTCGTAGAATTTGAAGACTCTATTTGGGAGAATATAAATCAACTAGCAGATAAATTAGGTATAAACACCCCTAATTAG
- the mreC gene encoding rod shape-determining protein MreC has protein sequence MKSHEVPTLFRQRISLELRLFFLIILTLLLLIIDSRYRFIEPFRRVVAIAIYPFQRIVVAPRDFVIQINSYMNAASIIKKENEFLQRQRIELAQVTTRMAQLLVENNQLRNLLGIKENIQQASVVVEILYDTVNSFNRRLVFNKGSNSGILPGMPVINESGVVGQIIRVTPRTSEVALISDNGIAIPVQISRNGLRLISFGAGSGKIEVRYLLDNVDIKEGDKLITSGIGGIFPAGLPVAEITKIEIDKSIGYSRAISDNPAKHERYRHFIVLQVDVSSTNE, from the coding sequence ATGAAATCTCATGAGGTTCCTACTCTTTTCAGACAGAGGATATCTTTAGAGCTAAGGTTATTTTTTCTAATTATATTAACTTTGTTATTGTTGATAATTGATAGCCGTTACAGATTTATTGAGCCATTTCGCAGGGTTGTGGCTATTGCCATATATCCATTCCAGCGGATTGTAGTTGCTCCTAGAGATTTTGTTATTCAAATTAATTCATATATGAATGCAGCTAGTATTATAAAAAAGGAGAATGAATTTTTACAAAGGCAACGCATTGAGTTAGCACAGGTTACAACACGTATGGCTCAATTACTTGTGGAAAATAACCAGTTACGAAATTTATTAGGAATAAAAGAAAATATACAGCAAGCCTCTGTTGTAGTGGAAATCCTTTACGACACTGTAAATTCTTTTAATAGACGTTTAGTTTTTAATAAGGGAAGTAATTCTGGCATATTACCTGGGATGCCTGTTATAAATGAGTCTGGTGTTGTGGGCCAGATTATACGAGTTACTCCAAGGACTTCTGAGGTTGCTCTTATATCGGATAATGGTATTGCCATACCTGTTCAAATAAGTAGAAATGGCCTGAGGTTGATATCTTTTGGTGCAGGATCTGGAAAAATAGAAGTTCGTTATTTATTAGATAATGTAGATATAAAAGAAGGTGACAAATTAATTACCAGCGGTATTGGAGGGATATTTCCAGCTGGTTTGCCTGTTGCTGAAATTACTAAAATAGAAATTGACAAGTCAATAGGGTATTCTAGAGCTATATCTGATAATCCAGCTAAACATGAAAGATATCGTCATTTTATAGTGCTTCAAGTTGATGTAAGTAGCACTAATGAGTAA
- the argB gene encoding acetylglutamate kinase — protein MTYTSNNTNHKISSDIKSTVLSEALPYIRKFHGKTIVIKYGGNAMTDYNLQKTVAHDLVLLKLVGLNPVVIHGGGPQIDAALNRVGKKSTFVQGMRITDSETMEIVEWVLGGQVQQDIVMMINEFGGKAVGLTGKDGAMIKAKKKLIPNNDNPSELIDIGFVGEVLSIDPSIVIALQDDQFIPVISSIGYGEDNEAYNINADIVAGKIAEILKAEKLVMMTNIPGVLDNNGQLLRSLSSQTIDKLLADGTISGGMIPKISSSLEATRNGVNSVHIIDGRVPHCLLLELLTDQGVGTMIY, from the coding sequence ATGACCTACACATCCAATAACACAAATCATAAAATCTCTTCTGATATTAAATCTACAGTTCTTTCAGAGGCATTGCCATATATAAGAAAATTCCATGGCAAGACTATTGTTATTAAGTATGGCGGCAATGCTATGACAGATTATAATCTGCAGAAAACAGTGGCTCATGATCTTGTGTTGTTAAAATTAGTTGGATTGAACCCAGTAGTAATACATGGTGGAGGACCACAAATAGATGCCGCCTTAAATAGAGTTGGCAAGAAATCAACATTCGTTCAAGGAATGAGAATCACAGATAGCGAAACAATGGAAATTGTTGAATGGGTTCTAGGCGGGCAAGTACAGCAAGATATTGTAATGATGATAAATGAGTTTGGCGGGAAAGCGGTAGGATTGACCGGAAAAGATGGGGCTATGATAAAAGCCAAGAAAAAACTAATTCCTAATAATGACAATCCATCTGAGCTGATTGATATTGGATTTGTCGGTGAAGTGCTTTCCATAGACCCTTCAATAGTTATCGCGCTTCAGGATGATCAATTTATACCTGTAATTTCCTCAATTGGTTACGGTGAAGATAATGAAGCATACAATATAAACGCAGATATAGTAGCAGGTAAAATTGCAGAAATACTCAAGGCCGAAAAACTTGTTATGATGACAAACATACCTGGCGTCTTGGATAATAACGGACAGCTATTGCGTTCCTTATCATCACAAACTATAGATAAATTACTTGCTGATGGTACAATCTCTGGGGGAATGATACCAAAAATATCATCTTCATTAGAAGCTACGAGAAATGGAGTAAACTCTGTTCATATAATAGATGGTCGAGTGCCACACTGTCTATTGCTTGAGTTGCTAACTGATCAAGGGGTTGGAACTATGATTTATTAA
- the rodA gene encoding rod shape-determining protein RodA, whose product MIYSFISYKEIFRLKNFYVFILQKLINCIDFYLLIILIAFMTIDMAVMYSAVGPSSYRFIRQFDHFLFSLFIMLLISFIPQHLLRNFSIPFYVLGVVLLLCVEFFGETVKGATRWLSLGFIRIQPSEILKIAVPMMLSYFFDMQDREYLTVRSFLIASLILLVPCFFILIQPDLGTALLVFGAGISVIYFAGLPFRVILPIFLTLTFIVSCLMYYEDVLCADSFRWLFFHDYQKNRICTLLNPSSDPLGRGFHTMQSIIAVGSGGLYGKGYMLGTQTHLDFIPERSTDFIFAVFAEEFGLYGCIFLLILYSILIFRGLLISMQASSQFSKLLAGSISMMIFIYVFVNIGMVTGILPVVGVPLPFMSYGGSALLTMCIACGILMNIGRAADK is encoded by the coding sequence ATGATATATAGTTTTATTTCATATAAGGAAATATTTAGATTGAAAAATTTTTATGTTTTTATTTTGCAGAAGCTTATTAACTGTATAGATTTTTATTTATTAATAATATTAATAGCTTTCATGACGATTGATATGGCTGTCATGTATTCTGCTGTTGGGCCTTCTAGTTATCGTTTCATAAGACAGTTTGATCATTTCTTATTCTCATTATTTATAATGTTATTAATATCATTTATTCCGCAGCATTTGCTAAGAAATTTTTCTATACCTTTTTATGTATTAGGGGTTGTGCTGCTTTTGTGTGTAGAATTTTTTGGAGAAACAGTTAAGGGAGCAACACGTTGGTTAAGTCTAGGTTTTATTCGTATTCAACCCTCAGAAATTCTTAAAATTGCTGTACCAATGATGTTGTCTTATTTCTTTGACATGCAAGACAGGGAATATTTAACGGTTAGAAGTTTTTTAATCGCAAGTTTAATTCTATTAGTTCCTTGTTTTTTTATACTGATACAGCCTGATTTAGGAACTGCTCTATTAGTTTTTGGAGCTGGCATTTCTGTAATTTATTTTGCTGGCTTGCCATTTAGAGTAATATTACCTATATTTCTGACTTTAACTTTCATTGTATCTTGTCTTATGTATTATGAAGATGTCTTATGTGCGGATAGTTTTAGATGGTTATTTTTTCATGATTACCAAAAAAATAGAATTTGTACCTTATTAAATCCAAGCTCTGATCCTTTAGGACGTGGTTTTCATACAATGCAATCCATTATTGCTGTTGGATCAGGAGGGTTGTACGGTAAAGGTTATATGTTGGGGACACAAACACATTTAGATTTCATACCAGAACGCAGTACAGATTTTATTTTTGCTGTTTTTGCTGAGGAGTTTGGTCTATATGGTTGTATATTCTTATTGATTCTATATAGCATTTTGATTTTTAGAGGATTATTGATTTCTATGCAAGCTAGCTCTCAATTTTCTAAGTTATTAGCTGGGTCTATCAGCATGATGATTTTCATATATGTGTTTGTTAATATTGGCATGGTTACTGGCATATTGCCAGTAGTAGGAGTTCCTCTTCCTTTTATGAGTTACGGTGGATCTGCTCTACTAACTATGTGTATAGCATGTGGTATATTAATGAATATAGGCAGGGCAGCAGACAAATAA
- a CDS encoding DASS family sodium-coupled anion symporter, producing MRMVKSKLYPPTPAVASCIPKGLLFGILALVGVLFLPLSGDLPLAGHRMLAILAFAVVVWVTEAVSYEASAIMITVLMAFLIGTSPSIDNPNVVFGTASAMGLALSGFSNSALALVWGALFIAAAMTFTGLDKRIALFTLSKVGTSTKSIMIGCIAVIVILSLAVPSATARSAAVVPIMMGIITSFGLNKRSNIAAGIMIVVAQGTGIWNIGIKTASAQNLLTAGFMNKMLGENVAWSDWFLAGAPWSALMSVFLIALVLKMLPPEPDGITVGKEAVEKSLLDLGPMPTQQKKLLAISMLLLFFWATEGKLHSFDTTSTTYIGLVLLILPGFGVMSWKDVQSRIPWGTVIVFGIGVSLGSALLTTHAGQWLGNKVVLNTGIDQLGPIGIFAVLSAFLIIIHLGFASATALASALLPIIISMLNTMPGDFNRAGITMLLGFVISFGFILPVNAPQNMICMGTETFNAKQFAKVGIVLTIVGYLLMVLFSLTYWRWLGCL from the coding sequence ATGAGAATGGTGAAGTCAAAATTATATCCTCCCACCCCAGCTGTTGCCAGTTGCATTCCAAAAGGATTATTATTTGGGATATTGGCTCTAGTTGGGGTACTGTTTCTGCCGCTATCTGGTGATCTGCCTTTGGCTGGTCATAGGATGCTGGCAATATTAGCCTTTGCTGTAGTTGTATGGGTCACGGAAGCTGTTTCTTATGAAGCAAGTGCCATAATGATTACAGTATTAATGGCATTTTTAATAGGAACCTCTCCATCGATAGACAATCCGAATGTAGTTTTCGGTACTGCCTCTGCTATGGGACTAGCTTTGTCAGGATTTTCTAATTCTGCATTAGCATTAGTTTGGGGAGCTTTATTCATCGCTGCTGCTATGACTTTTACTGGTCTTGATAAACGTATAGCTCTGTTTACATTATCAAAAGTTGGAACTAGTACAAAAAGCATAATGATAGGCTGTATCGCTGTTATAGTTATACTAAGCTTAGCTGTGCCTAGCGCTACTGCTCGTAGTGCAGCTGTTGTGCCTATTATGATGGGTATAATTACATCTTTTGGTTTGAATAAACGTTCTAACATAGCTGCTGGAATAATGATAGTTGTCGCACAAGGCACTGGCATATGGAATATAGGAATAAAAACAGCATCTGCCCAGAACCTGTTGACTGCTGGATTCATGAATAAAATGCTAGGAGAAAATGTAGCATGGTCTGATTGGTTTCTTGCTGGAGCTCCATGGTCTGCATTAATGTCGGTATTCTTAATTGCACTAGTTCTGAAAATGTTACCTCCTGAGCCAGACGGCATAACAGTTGGTAAAGAAGCGGTAGAAAAATCTTTGTTAGATCTAGGACCAATGCCTACTCAACAAAAAAAATTACTTGCTATATCGATGTTATTGTTATTCTTTTGGGCAACAGAAGGTAAGCTACATAGTTTCGATACAACATCAACAACATATATTGGCTTAGTTTTGCTTATTTTGCCTGGATTTGGCGTTATGTCTTGGAAAGATGTACAATCACGTATTCCTTGGGGAACTGTCATAGTATTCGGAATTGGTGTTAGCCTAGGATCAGCTCTGCTTACAACACATGCAGGTCAATGGCTAGGAAATAAAGTAGTTCTAAATACTGGTATAGACCAACTAGGCCCTATTGGAATATTTGCAGTATTATCTGCATTTCTGATAATAATACATCTTGGGTTTGCTAGTGCCACAGCTTTAGCTTCCGCCTTGTTACCAATAATAATATCAATGTTAAATACGATGCCTGGTGATTTTAATAGAGCAGGCATAACTATGCTATTAGGTTTTGTTATAAGTTTCGGATTTATTCTTCCTGTAAACGCACCTCAAAATATGATATGTATGGGAACTGAGACTTTTAATGCAAAACAATTTGCTAAAGTTGGTATAGTATTAACTATTGTAGGCTATCTATTAATGGTATTATTCAGCTTAACATACTGGCGTTGGCTAGGATGTCTATAA
- a CDS encoding rod shape-determining protein MreD: MNAKNKYRNVGLPINFDNTKIIEPMGTEFIYLTITISWITSLLPYRVFLEFPIVVISFWCIYESSKIGLLTAFFFSILIDVQQSLLMGSSALEYLLIAYFSLFLHRRLLCFGLLSQSLHLLPVFFFSKLIRSLLISWINGYWIGWLLILDTMIIAMIWPILSWVLLRYKHIYEDSDMS; encoded by the coding sequence GTGAATGCTAAGAATAAATACCGGAATGTAGGTCTACCGATTAATTTTGATAATACCAAGATTATAGAGCCTATGGGAACGGAATTCATATACCTTACAATAACTATATCTTGGATTACATCTCTATTGCCTTATAGGGTTTTCCTGGAGTTTCCAATTGTTGTTATATCTTTTTGGTGTATTTATGAATCTTCTAAGATAGGGTTGTTAACCGCATTTTTCTTTAGCATATTAATTGATGTGCAGCAATCTCTCCTAATGGGTAGTAGTGCTTTAGAGTACTTATTAATAGCGTATTTCTCTCTTTTTCTACACAGGAGATTATTATGTTTTGGATTATTAAGTCAATCATTGCATTTGCTTCCTGTATTTTTCTTTTCTAAGTTAATTAGAAGTTTATTAATTTCTTGGATTAATGGATACTGGATTGGTTGGTTATTGATATTAGATACTATGATCATTGCTATGATCTGGCCAATTCTATCATGGGTTTTGCTTAGGTATAAACATATTTATGAAGATTCTGACATGTCATAG
- the mrdA gene encoding penicillin-binding protein 2, translated as MIDINNLNKQKNRFYIRVLASYAFAIFCFFLLFCRLCILQISRYDGLSKSADKNRIAMVPIPSKRGEIFDRNGEVLARNSYTYTIDIIPAIAGNLNDVIDRLKPIIDFNQNDIRIIKKRISETNGYKPITICNKLDTYKASWFAAHYFNFPGLELKARLLREYPNNDLAAHVIGYVGKISEKEIENLDRSGKIGNYRGSDLIGKKGIEKVYEEVLHGRVGLDELEITVTGRPVRKIRSIDPIAGSDIFLSIDIKLQKIAEEVFGNRKGGLVVINPNNGEVLALVSKPSFNPNLFVDGIDSVSWNSLNNSLDYPLINRALHGTYPIGSAYKPFIALAALELDKKKTYDEIFDPGYFEFKGHRFRNPGSVAYGMVNMNKAIVVSSDTYFYSLGLDIDVDTLHDFAKQFGFGQITDIDLDGEKKGILPSTEWKYNRYKDKKLQKWHTGDTISLMVGQGYNSFTILQLAQATATLASDGIYRKPHIALRTRNCSGDFVNIASNVSIGIPLKQTNIDFIKNAMIEVAHSGTAKKSFQSAPYLVAGKTGTAQVYSLRGGKYYMNNIDENLRDHAVFIGFAPANNPQIAVSIIVENAGWGSKEAAPIARKIFDYWLMQ; from the coding sequence ATGATAGATATTAATAATTTAAATAAACAGAAAAACAGATTTTATATAAGAGTGCTAGCTAGTTATGCATTTGCAATTTTTTGTTTCTTTTTGCTGTTTTGTAGATTATGTATCCTACAGATCAGTCGCTATGATGGTTTATCAAAGAGTGCTGATAAAAATCGTATAGCTATGGTCCCAATTCCTTCAAAAAGAGGTGAGATTTTTGACCGTAACGGTGAAGTATTGGCACGTAATAGCTATACTTATACGATAGATATCATACCAGCAATAGCTGGCAATCTGAATGATGTAATAGATAGGCTTAAGCCAATTATAGATTTTAATCAGAATGATATCAGAATTATAAAAAAAAGAATATCAGAGACAAATGGTTATAAACCAATAACAATTTGTAATAAATTAGATACATACAAAGCTTCTTGGTTTGCTGCTCATTATTTTAATTTTCCAGGGTTAGAGTTAAAAGCGAGATTATTAAGAGAGTATCCTAATAATGATTTAGCTGCTCATGTTATAGGTTATGTTGGAAAGATATCTGAAAAAGAAATTGAAAATTTAGATCGGTCTGGAAAAATAGGAAATTATAGAGGATCGGATTTAATAGGAAAGAAGGGAATTGAAAAAGTATATGAAGAAGTTTTACATGGTCGTGTTGGTTTAGACGAGTTAGAAATTACTGTTACAGGTAGACCTGTGCGTAAAATAAGATCTATTGACCCAATAGCCGGTTCTGATATTTTTTTATCCATTGATATTAAGTTGCAGAAAATAGCAGAAGAGGTTTTTGGCAATAGGAAAGGAGGATTGGTAGTTATTAATCCTAATAATGGCGAGGTTCTTGCATTAGTATCAAAACCATCGTTTAATCCTAATTTGTTTGTAGATGGAATAGATTCTGTCAGCTGGAACTCTCTTAATAATTCTTTAGATTATCCACTTATTAATAGGGCATTACATGGAACATATCCAATTGGATCTGCATATAAGCCATTCATTGCTTTAGCAGCTTTAGAGCTTGACAAGAAAAAAACTTATGATGAAATATTTGACCCAGGTTATTTTGAATTTAAAGGACATAGGTTTAGAAACCCTGGAAGCGTTGCGTACGGCATGGTTAATATGAATAAAGCTATTGTTGTTTCCTCCGATACTTATTTCTATTCGTTAGGATTGGATATAGATGTTGATACATTGCACGATTTTGCAAAACAATTTGGATTTGGTCAAATAACTGATATTGATTTAGATGGAGAAAAGAAGGGTATATTGCCATCAACTGAATGGAAATATAATCGGTATAAAGATAAAAAATTGCAAAAATGGCATACAGGGGATACTATTTCTTTGATGGTTGGTCAAGGATATAATTCATTCACTATTTTGCAGCTTGCTCAGGCGACGGCTACATTGGCAAGTGATGGGATATATAGAAAACCTCATATAGCACTTAGGACTAGAAATTGTTCCGGTGATTTTGTAAATATTGCTAGTAATGTCAGTATAGGTATTCCACTTAAGCAAACTAATATCGATTTTATAAAAAATGCAATGATAGAAGTTGCTCATTCTGGTACAGCAAAAAAATCATTTCAAAGCGCCCCATATCTTGTTGCAGGTAAAACAGGTACAGCACAAGTATATAGCCTGCGAGGCGGAAAATATTATATGAATAATATTGATGAAAATCTTAGGGATCATGCTGTATTTATTGGTTTTGCTCCAGCAAATAATCCACAAATTGCTGTTTCTATCATTGTAGAAAATGCGGGATGGGGATCTAAAGAGGCAGCTCCAATAGCTCGTAAGATTTTCGATTATTGGTTAATGCAATAA